The proteins below come from a single Tigriopus californicus strain San Diego chromosome 3, Tcal_SD_v2.1, whole genome shotgun sequence genomic window:
- the LOC131877720 gene encoding structure-specific endonuclease subunit SLX1-like isoform X2: MSGRPDDEGVAAPIHQAGDFFGVYLLQTQNPRFRGRVYVGFTVDPERRLKQHNGGRDKGGAVRTSQRGPWAMLLVVHGFPNMISALRFEWAWQHPKRSRRLHHVVAPKKAREKTLPYHLRLLQAMLHTGPWNRLALTLQWIRPDLVAQECGGHQISPPCHMPVLTGPLRVTKTKRLERDGQSTEGLICSLCIEPVPVADQVQCPSNKCGCISHLFCLAEHFRQHESGFLLPMKGRCPVCEDPLLWADAVKGLKRARAKAKKTTNLEGPEEGNEGDRSDDEHPEGIDH; the protein is encoded by the exons ATGTCCGGCAGACCCGACGATGAGGGCGTGGCTGCCCCAATCCATCAAGCCGGGGATTTTTTTGGCGTCTATCTACTCCAAACGCAAAATCCCAGATTCCGAG GACGGGTTTATGTGGGCTTCACCGTGGATCCGGAGCGTCGCCTCAAGCAGCACAATGGAGGGCGGGACAAGGGTGGAGCAGTCCGGACCAGTCAACGTGGTCCTTGGGCCATGTTACTCGTCGTGCATGGTTTCCCCAATATGATATCCGCCCTCCGCTTCGAATGGGCTTGGCAACACCCGAAACGCTCGAGGCGTCTCCATCATGTGGTGGCACCCAAGAAAGCCCGTGAGAAAACCCTCCCCTACCATCTACGGCTCCTGCAAGCTATGCTCCACACGGGTCCGTGGAACCGTTTGGCCTTGACCCTGCAATGGATTCGGCCTGATTTAGTGGCCCAGGAATGTGGTGGTCATCAAATCTCGCCTCCCTGTCATATGCCGGTTTTAACGGGGCCCTTGAGGGTCACCAAAACCAAGCGCCTAGAAAGAGACGGCCAATCCACTGAAGGCTTGATCTGTTCGCTTTGCATTGAACCCGTGCCCGTGGCCGATCAAGTTCAATGCCCTTCGAACAAATGCGGCTGTATTAGTCACCTGTTTTGTTTGGCGGAGCACTTTCGCCAGCACGAATCGGGATTTTTGTTGCCCATGAAAGGTCGCTGTCCTGTGTGTGAGGATCCGTTGCTGTGGGCGGATGCGGTTAAAGGCTTGAAGAGAGCACGCGCTAAGGCCAAAAAAACCACCAATCTTGAAGGACCTGAGGAAGGAAACGAGGGCGATCGTAGTGATGATGAACATCCGGAGGGAATCGATCATTGA
- the LOC131877720 gene encoding thymidylate synthase-like isoform X1: MRAWLPQSIKPGIFLASIYSKRKIPDSEKRLSMAASSNGTRKNHDEFQYLDLVQKILDQGNRKGDRTGTGVRSIFGAQMRFSLRDGTFPLLTTKTLFYRAIAEELFWFIRGSTKAQDLQDKNVHIWDGNSSREYLDSIGLTHREVGDLGPIYGFQWRHFGAKYSDMHQDYSGQGVDQLKNLIHTIKTNPNDRRMLMCAWNPVDLPQMALPPCHCLVQFYVANGELSCQLYQRSADMGLGVPFNIASYALLTHMIAHVTGLKAGEFVHTLGDAHVYNNHGDALTEQLKREPYPFPKLKIKRTVTDIEEFGFDDFELVGYQAHPKINMSMAV, translated from the exons ATGAGGGCGTGGCTGCCCCAATCCATCAAGCCGGGGATTTTTTTGGCGTCTATCTACTCCAAACGCAAAATCCCAGATTCCGAG AAGCGATTAAGCATGGCCGCCTCATCCAATGGTACTCGGAAGAACCATGACGAGTTTCAGTACTTGGACCTGGTCCAGAAAATTTTGGATCAAGGCAATCGCAAGGGTGATCGCACCGGTACGGGAGTCCGCTCTATTTTCGGCGCTCAAATGCGATTCTCCCTCCGAGATGGAACTTTTCCGCTCTTGACCACGAAGACCTTGTTCTACCGTGCCATTGCTGAGGAGCTCTTTTGGTTCATCCGAGGATCGACCAAGGCCCAAGACCTTCAGGATAAGAACGTTCACATTTGGGATGGAAACTCGTCTCGAGAATATCTAGACTCGATTGGTCTCACCCATCGAGAAGTGGGTGATCTGGGCCCCATCTACGGATTCCAATGGCGTCATTTCGGTGCCAAATATTCCGACATGCACCAGGATTACTCTGGCCAAGGCGTGGACCAACTCAAGAACCTTATCCACACCATCAAAACAAATCCCAACGACCGGAGGATGTTGATGTGTGCATGGAATCCGGTGGATCTTCCCCAGATGGCCCTGCCACCTTGTCATTGCTTGGTCCAATTCTATGTGGCTAATGGAGAGCTCTCCTGTCAGTTGTACCAACGATCGGCTGACATGGGTTTGGGCGTACCGTTCAACATCGCTAGTTACGCTTTGTTGACGCACATGATTGCTCACGTGACCGGGTTGAAGGCCGGCGAGTTCGTGCACACGTTGGGCGATGCCCACGTGTACAACAATCACGGTGATGCGTTAACCGAGCAACTAAAGCGAGAGCCCTATCCGTTTCCCAAGTTGAAAATCAAGCGAACCGTAACCGACATCGAGgagtttggctttgatgaTTTCGAGTTGGTGGGTTACCAAGCCCATCCCAAAATCAATATGAGCATGGCCGTGTGA
- the LOC131877716 gene encoding staphylococcal nuclease domain-containing protein 1-like, whose translation MSAAAEAGGNTADNNNAAPPKQFFSGICKQVLDGGTVIIRGQPRNGPPPERLLALAEIEAPRLARRPGPNNAATEDEPFAWQAREFLRQMLVGKPLLGSVSYTVPSGREFGTVLVGSTDPEKGENVALKLVAEGLARVRENSSDATLKEAQEAAKAAGKGVWSSDSSVGVRKITWDLETPRQLVDQMGGKPVKAIIEHVRDGTTVRAFLLPDFYHITLMLSGVRAPSVRMGSDGKPDPTTAEKYALEAHYFTESRLLQREIEIILESVNNKNFVGSIIHPNGNIAEALLREGFAKCVDWSLQCVTGGPEKYRKAQADAKEKKLRLWKDFAGPTGPVISEKDKTFTGKVIEIVNGDAVMVKRSKNDVKKIHLASIRPPRLGGPGEAGKTAERPKAPGGGPFRPLYDIPFMFEAREFLRKKLIGQSVHVTIDYIQPANNDFPEKHCATVTIGGVNVAEALVTKGLATVVRYAADNDQRSSAYDDLLAAEDKAIKSTKGMHDKKNIPTRRIADISGDVAKSKQFFPFLQRAGRMQCVVEFAASGSRFRVYIPRETCVITLLLSGVSCPRASRNMPGGQSSAGEPFGDEALAFVKEMALHREVDIEVEAMDKGGNFIGWMHTEGKNVSVELVENGFASAHPTADRTNYGREIAAAEENAKRRREKIWANYNEEQEKAAAQAQLDLAQEDDEKKDDEDRKVHYIKVCVTEVTPEAKIYAQHVEEGPKLEQLMKEIRNEFSSNPPLAGAYQPKKGDICAAKFVDDQWYRAKVEKVTPNDVSVLYMDYGNRSTIAKTKVGSLPSSFNALTPFAKEYCVALAKLADDDEYRDLGLQAMREDFLDKTLNLNVEYRVGGIPYVTLSEPSTNEDLVKNLVGEGLLLTEKKGGRKLAKLVNAYLEAMESAKKKHLNIWEYGDITGDDAREFGVGNR comes from the exons ATGAGTGCTGCGGCGGAAGCAGGCGGCAACACCGCGGATAACAACAATGCGGCTCCGCCCAAGCAATTCTTCTCCGGGATCTGCAAGCAG GTATTGGATGGTGGCACCGTGATCATCCGCGGTCAACCCCGGAATGGTCCACCCCCGGAGCGACTCTTAGCTTTGGCCGAAATCGAGGCACCTCGTTTGGCTCGCCGGCCTGGTCCCAACAACGCCGCCACTGAGGACGAGCCTTTCGCTTGGCAGGCCCGCGAGTTCCTCCGTCAGATGTTGGTGGGCAAGCCGCTATTGGGCTCGGTCAGCTACACCGTGCCCTCCGGGCGTGAGTTCGGTACGGTCTTAGTGGGCTCCACCGATCCCGAGAAGGGCGAGAACGTGGCCCTCAAGCTGGTGGCCGAAGGATTGGCCCGCGTGCGCGAAAACTCCTCGGATGCCACCTTGAAAGAGGCTCAGGAAGCGGCCAAGGCGGCCGGCAAGGGTGTGTGGTCGAGTGATAGCTCGGTGGGAGTGCGGAAAATCACCTGGGACCTGGAAACCCCCCGGCAGCTGGTGGACCAGATGGGCGGTAAACCAGTGAAGGCCATAATCGAACACGTGCGGGACGGCACCACAGTGCGGGCGTTCCTTCTACCCGATTTCTATCACATTACGCTCATGTTGTCCGGCGTGCGA gCACCCAGTGTGCGAATGGGAAGCGATGGCAAACCTGACCCGACTACGGCCGAGAAATACGCCCTCGAGGCCCACTATTTCACCGAGTCACGGCTCCTTCAACGCGAGATCGAGATCATCTTGGAATCGGTCAACAACAAGAACTTTGTGGGTAGCATCATCCATCCTAATGGCAACATTGCCGAGGCCTTGTTGCGCGAGGGCTTTGCCAAATGCGTGGATTGGTCCCTTCAATGCGTGACCGGCGGTCCGGAAAAGTACCGCAAAGCCCAAGCGGATGCCAAAGAGAAGAAACTCCGTCTTTGGAAAGATTTTGCCGGACCCACGGGTCCCGTGATCAGCGAAAAGGACAAGACCTTCACTGGCAAGGTCATCGAAATCGTCAACGGCGATGCCGTCATGGTGAAGCGAAGCAAAAACGACGTCAAGAAGATTCATCTGGCCTCGATACGCCCACCTAGACTAGGCGGCCCGGGCGAGGCTGGCAAGACGGCCGAGCGGCCCAAGGCCCCGGGTGGTGGCCCTTTCCGACCCCTCTATGACATTCCCTTCATGTTTGAGGCCCGAGAATTCCTCCGCAAGAAGTTGATCGGTCAAAGTGTCCATGTGACGATTGATTACATCCAACCCGCCAATAACGATTTCCCTGAAAAACATTGCGCCACGGTCACCATTGGAGGTGTGAACGTCGCCGAGGCTCTGGTGACCAAAGGTCTGGCCACGGTCGTGCGATATGCCGCTGACAACGATCAGCGAAGCTCAGCTTACGATGACCTCCTGGCCGCCGAGGATAAGGCTATCAAATCGACTAAGGGCATGCATGATAAGAAAAACATTCCCACCCGTCGAATCGCTGACATTTCAGGTGACGTGGCCAAGAGCAAACAATTCTTCCCATTCCTCCAGCGAGCTGGTCGCATGCAATGCGTGGTCGAATTCGCGGCATCTGGATCGCGGTTCCGCGTCTACATTCCAAGGGAAACTTGCGTCATCACGTTGTTGCTCTCCGGCGTGAGTTGTCCTCGCGCCTCCCGAAACATGCCCGGAGGTCAATCCAGTGCGGGCGAGCCATTTGGCGATGAAGCCTTggcctttgtcaaagaaatggCTCTTCACCGTGAAGTCGACATCGAAGTCGAAGCCATGGACAAAGGTGGCAACTTCATTGGATGGATGCACACAGAAGGCAAAAACGTATCCGTCGAACTGGTCGAGAACGGATTCGCCTCCGCTCACCCCACGGCTGATCGCACGAACTATGGTCGCGAAATCGCCGCCGCCGAAGAGAATGCCAAGCGCCGTCGGGAGAAAATCTGGGCCAATTACAATGAGGAACAGGAGAAGGCCGCCGCTCAAGCCCAACTCGATCTGGCTCAGGAGGATGACGAAAAGAAGGATGACGAGGACCGGAAAGTACATTACATCAAGGTCTGTGTCACGGAAGTAACGCCCGAAGCCAAGATCTACGCCCAACACGTGGAAGAGGGACCCAAATTGGAGCAACTCATGAAGGAGATCCGCAACGAGTTCTCCTCCAACCCACCTCTGGCCGGAGCCTACCAACCCAAGAAAG GTGATATTTGTGCGGCCAAGTTCGTGGATGACCAATGGTACCGTGCCAAAGTAGAAAAGGTTACACCCAATGACGTGAGCGTGCTCTACATGGATTACGGCAACCGCTCCACCATCGCCAAAACGAAAGTGGGCAGTCTTCCGTCGTCCTTCAATGCCCTCACGCCCTTCGCCAAGGAATACTGCGTTGCCTTGGCCAAATTAGCCGATGAT GATGAGTACAGGGACCTAGGTCTACAAGCTATGAGAGAGGACTTCTTGGACAAGACATTGAACTTGAACGTCGAATATCGCGTGGGCGGAATCCCGTATGTGACTCTGTCCGAGCCCAGCACGAATGAGGATCTAGTGAAGAACCTGGTGGGCGAGGGCCTCCTCCTCACGGAAAAGAAGGGCGGACgcaaattggccaagttggtCAACGCCTACCTGGAAGCTATGGAGAGTGCCAAGAAGAAGCATCTCAACATCTGGGAATACGGAGACATCACCGGAGATGATGCTCGAGAGTTTGGCGTGGGCAATCGTTAA
- the LOC131877718 gene encoding methylosome protein WDR77-like, with product MGQDQAFSDTPTSPPTMSNPHTAPSSTNPMAPSAADTASSSFQFDGRFHVLPADRTRLAKLHLVHSNYVPAQVDRHLNNILMNEAGHMWLSASTLSGRYWTGSLWYYVTPPQNETVKPELSLTGTDTDHGITHILPYGSDDKQVLIGLDNGSLELHSLGFSESAQDEKKPSYYYLDRVGTFQEHDDIVSGLVYTSGRSQIVSASHDKNLVLWDPSSLAKLGEITNAHRDLILDLAAHPKESHTLASASLDGRVPIWDIREKKLAQVVYKDENHVPCAVQFVPDEDHFMVVGSRSGQLILLDTRKADSPLSAHTASFSEQIHQINFRSSSSGHTFAASADSNVLKIFGISPNSDLVVQKANKKHTDFVRGMAWLTKSDKDDSSCDIPTLLSCGWDQKICWTQLD from the exons ATGGGCCAAGATCAAGCGTTCTCAGACACTCCGACTTCGCCCCCCACCATGTCGAACCCGCACACGGCCCCGTCCAGCACGAACCCAATGGCCCCGTCAGCGGCGGATACGGCGTCGTCgtcctttcaatttgatgggCGTTTTCACGTGTTGCCGGCGGATCGGACTCGCTTGGCGAAACTTCATTTGGTCCATTCGAATTACGTGCCCGCGCAAGTGGATCGGCATTTGAATAATATTCTCATGAATGAGG CTGGCCATATGTGGCTGAGTGCTTCCACGTTGAGTGGTCGATATTGGACGGGCTCCCTGTGGTATTATGTGACTCCACCCCAAAATGAGACCGTCAAGCCCGAGTTATCATTAACTGGAACGGACACGGATCACGGCATCACCCATATCTTGCCCTATGGCTCGGATGACAAACAG GTCCTGATCGGTTTAGATAACGGTTCTTTGGAGCTTCATTCCTTGGGTTTCTCAGAAAGCGCCCAAGACGAGAAAAAACCTTCGTACTACTACTTAGATCGAGTTGGCACATTCCAAGAGCACGATGACATTGTCAGTGGTCTAGTCTACACCTCGGGACGTTCTCAAATAGTGAGCGCCTCGCACGATAAAAATCTGGTCTTGTGGGATCCATCATCCTTGGCCAAACTGGGCGAAATAACCAATGCTCACCGAGATCTCATTCTGGACTTGGCTGCACATCCCAAGGAGTCCCACACTCTAGCCTCGGCCAGTTTGGACGGTCGAGTCCCAATTTGGGACATCCGAGAAAAGAAACTAGCTCAGG TGGTGTATAAAGATGAAAATCACGTGCCCTGTGCGGTCCAATTTGTCCCGGATGAAGATCATTTTATGGTGGTGGGAAGTCGTTCTGGTCAGCTGATACTTTTGGATACTCGGAAAGCCGATTCACCTCTCTCAGCTCATACGGCTTCTTTCTCGGAGCAAATTCATCAAATCAACTTTAGGAGCTCGAG CTCCGGTCACACTTTTGCCGCTTCGGCCGATTCGAATGTCCTGAAAATCTTTGGAATCTCTCCCAATTCTGACCTGGTGGTGCA GAAGGCCAACAAGAAGCACACGGATTTTGTTCGAGGAATGGCGTGGCTGACGAAATCAGACAAGGACGATTCGTCATGCGACATCCCGACCTTACTAAGCTGTGGCTGGGATCAAAAGATTTGCTGGACAC